The Spirosoma agri DNA segment CTGCAAATTGGTCAACCCACTCAGACTAGTTGGGATGCTGCCCGTTAGCTGATTGCTGTTTAAGATAAGTTGCTGCAAATTGGTCAACCCACTCAGACTAGTTGGGATACTGCCCGTTAGCTGATTGATACTTAAATCAACCCTTGTTAAG contains these protein-coding regions:
- a CDS encoding leucine-rich repeat domain-containing protein — protein: LTRVDLSINQLTGSIPTSLSGLTNLQQLILNSNQLTGSIPTSLSGLTNLQDLTLNNNSLGGSIPASLGTLTNLQRLILNNNQLTGSIPTSLSGLT